The following are from one region of the Escherichia sp. E4742 genome:
- the efp gene encoding elongation factor P has translation MATYYSNDFRAGLKIMLDGEPYAVEASEFVKPGKGQAFARVKLRRLLTGTRVEKTFKSTDSAEGADVVDMNLTYLYNDGEFWHFMNNETFEQLSADAKAIGDNAKWLLDQAECIVTLWNGQPISVTPPNFVELEIVDTDPGLKGDTAGTGGKPATLSTGAVVKVPLFVQIGEVIKVDTRSGEYVSRVK, from the coding sequence ATGGCAACGTACTATAGCAACGATTTTCGTGCTGGTCTTAAAATCATGTTAGATGGCGAACCTTACGCGGTTGAAGCCAGCGAATTCGTGAAACCAGGTAAAGGTCAGGCATTCGCTCGCGTTAAACTGCGTCGTCTGCTGACTGGCACTCGCGTAGAAAAAACTTTCAAATCTACCGATTCCGCTGAAGGCGCTGATGTTGTCGATATGAACCTGACTTACCTGTACAACGACGGTGAGTTCTGGCACTTCATGAACAACGAAACTTTCGAGCAGCTGTCTGCTGATGCAAAAGCAATTGGCGACAACGCTAAATGGCTGCTGGATCAGGCAGAGTGCATCGTAACTCTATGGAATGGTCAGCCGATCTCCGTTACTCCGCCGAACTTCGTTGAACTGGAAATCGTTGATACCGATCCGGGTCTGAAAGGTGATACCGCAGGTACTGGCGGCAAACCGGCTACCCTGTCTACTGGCGCTGTGGTTAAAGTTCCGCTGTTCGTACAGATCGGCGAAGTTATCAAAGTGGATACCCGCTCTGGTGAATACGTATCTCGCGTGAAGTAA